A genomic region of Tigriopus californicus strain San Diego chromosome 1, Tcal_SD_v2.1, whole genome shotgun sequence contains the following coding sequences:
- the LOC131888181 gene encoding bone morphogenetic protein 7-like, with protein sequence MWNRLLFAWAFLAHFELDLICGKGLQEYQASGFYFDNGMGQTEIEFMDLEDQERLREEILTLLGLTHAPRKNVHRVDIKNTQNHTVPHFMMDIYNSLTVDSSRTGEMVGEISEETLIHNQFQISQIDIKAINDSDIIMSFANRGHQEDLQWTQLFWFDTNELPNPQDETALRAELRLYKGPAVKDFDPLGKFIIKCYQLVEGSTGEANMLDSQEFAFQDEGWIVMNITKALKAWQFDYHTNQGLMVEIIRVNAQMQLHPVAVGFATNREEHYDKESFMVAYFKSKDSNAMYSRYRSKRELEEFESELSRPRRSAKPGRRKSNGNSNTRNNSHKKKRKYSNINSDFSSKSNMYSDFYGGSSKNRHCQKRQFRVSFRDLGWQDWIIAPDDYEAYYCHGECSFPLNSHMNATNHAIVQTLMHLMNSSVPKPCCSPTKLSPISVLYFDDSINVILKKYQNMVVKSCGCH encoded by the exons ATGTGGAATAGACTCCTTTTTGCCTGGGCATTTTTGGCCCACTTTGAGTTGGACTTGATTTGTGGCAAAGGGTTGCAAGAGTACCAAGCCTCGGGATTCTACTTTGACAATG GCATGGGTCAGACAGAGATTGAATTTATGGACCTGGAAGATCAAGAGAGGCTTCGAGAAGAGATCTTAACATTGCTAGGTCTTACCCATGCGccaaggaaaaatgttcatcGGGTGGACATTAAAAATACGCAAAATCATACG GTACCCCATTTTATGATGGATATTTACAACTCATTGACCGTGGATTCAAGTCGAACCGGCGAGATGGTTGGAGAAATTTCGGAAGAGACTTTGATCCACAATCAGTTCCAAATTTCCCAGATCGACATTAAG GCTATAAACGATAGTGATATAATCATGAGCTTTGCAAACCGAGGTCATCAAGAGGATCTCCAGTGGACCCAACTATTCTGGTTTGACACGAACGAACTCCCGAACCCGCAGGACGAAACAGCTTTAAGGGCTGAATTGAGGTTGTATAAAGGGCCCGCTGTCAAGGACTTTGACCCCTTGGGAAAGTTCATAATCAAATGCTACCAGTTGGTGGAAGGCAGCACCGGCGAAGCCAACATGTTGGATTCACAAGAGTTTGCCTTTCAAGACGAGG GATGGATCGTGATGAATATCACAAAGGCTTTGAAGGCCTGGCAATTTGATTACCATACCAACCAAGGTTTGATGGTGGAAATCATTCGAGTGAATGCACAAATGCAACTGCATCCCGTGGCCGTTGGGTTTGCGACCAATCGAGAGGAACATTACGATAAAGAG TCCTTCATGGTGGCatatttcaagtccaaagattcGAATGCCATGTACTCGCGATATCGCTCAAAAAGAGAGCTGGAGGAATTCGAGAGCGAATTGTCCCGACCCAGACGATCGGCAAAACCAGGCAGgagaaaatcaaatggaaaCAGCAATACGAGAAACAACAGCCATAAAAAGAAGCGGAAATATTCCAACATCAACAGTGACTTCAGCTCGAAAAGCAATATGTACTCTGATTTTTATGGGGGATCTAGCAAGAACCGGCACTGTCAAAAACGGCAATTCAGAGTCAGCTTCCGCGATCTGGGATGGCAG GATTGGATCATCGCCCCAGACGATTACGAGGCCTACTATTGCCATGGAGAGTGTTCGTTCCCTCTCAATTCGCATATGAATGCCACCAACCACGCCATTGTCCAAACATTGATGCATCTAATGAATTCCAGCGTTCCCAAACCTTGTTGCTCGCCCACCAAGTTGTCTCCGATAT
- the LOC131888190 gene encoding G2/mitotic-specific cyclin-B2-like has protein sequence MATSSAWQKSLRQNVPGVLHGGMSKKVHQGKSMMEKVRRLSVVEDDKQKQPQKRLKRASVDLDTRDYAVAAKVARESAHEPAKASKAIVAKTKPSKKITKSTSNLKISVVIPVPTPLDLKVVKNPIGPILSPIPLPKGVICIDEVESNSLVDCWPDFVAYLQQKESAWVFPPDILIGKSSSLVGNRFILMNWILEVIYHIHACQETLYICVGLIDAVFALREVDSVHYQLVAITSLLIASKLEEYHPPDIKQLIALTENSYTFDEVIQMEMKILDLLQFEVSLPSPMIFLNRYIRASLSHDNPFFKEACLFFYDCLIPCVEYSSYPNSKKAAAAIYATRQVFEVSEDKHYLRWTPTLEYYTKYAESDVFELALRMIDILLKLHRGKQAKKPEEGVMKKFKSRTRHKAMILRPELSLERIETVVEILNVITSNEL, from the coding sequence ATGGCCACTTCATCTGCGTGGCAAAAATCATTGAGGCAAAATGTCCCCGGGGTCCTTCACGGCGGGATGAGTAAAAAAGTCCATCAAGGTAAATCGATGATGGAGAAAGTCCGAAGGCTGTCTGTCGTCGAGGAtgacaaacaaaagcaaccgCAAAAGCGCTTGAAACGAGCCAGTGTGGATTTAGACACGCGAGATTATGCCGTGGCAGCTAAAGTGGCCCGTGAGTCCGCTCATGAGCcggcaaaagcatccaaagcGATCGTGGCCAAGACTAAGCCCTCGAAGAAGATCACCAAATCGACTTCCAATCTCAAAATATCCGTGGTCATCCCGGTTCCCACACCCTTAGATCTGAAAGTTGTGAAGAATCCGATCGGACCCATTTTGTCGCCGATTCCTTTACCCAAGGGTGTGATCTGTATTGACGAAGTGGAAAGCAACTCCTTGGTGGATTGCTGGCCCGATTTCGTAGCTTatttgcaacaaaaagaaTCCGCTTGGGTGTTCCCGCCAGACATACTCATTGGTAAGAGTTCATCCTTGGTGGGCAACCGATTCATCCTGATGAATTGGATACTAGAAGTCATCTATCACATTCACGCTTGTCAAGAGACCCTGTACATTTGTGTGGGCCTGATCGATGCCGTCTTCGCCTTACGTGAGGTGGATTCCGTTCACTATCAGCTCGTGGCCATCACCTCGTTGCTTATTGCTTCCAAGCTGGAAGAGTACCACCCTCCTGACATCAAGCAACTCATTGCTTTAACCGAAAACTCGTATACTTTCGATGAAGTCATTCAGATGGAAATGAAGATTTTGGACTTACTCCAATTTGAGGTATCCTTGCCGAGcccaatgatatttttgaaccGTTACATCCGAGCCTCGCTTTCGCATGACAATCCATTCTTTAAGGAGGCCTGTCTCTTCTTTTACGATTGTTTGATCCCTTGTGTCGAATATTCCTCTTATCCCAACTCGAAAAAGGCTGCGGCCGCCATCTACGCCACTCGACAAGTGTTCGAGGTCTCTGAAGACAAACACTACTTACGATGGACGCCAACGCTCGAGTACTACACCAAATATGCGGAAAGTGATGTCTTTGAATTGGCTTTACGCATGATTGACATTCTGTTGAAACTTCATCGAGGCAAGCAGGCCAAGAAACCGGAAGAGGGCGTTATGAAGAAGTTCAAAAGTCGTACCAGGCACAAGGCCATGATCCTAAGGCCAGAGCTGAGTCTCGAACGGATTGAAACAGTAGTGGAAATTCTCAACGTCATAACCAGCAATGAACTGTAA
- the LOC131878312 gene encoding protein canopy homolog 2-like: MNLFQTAMLVVVLVALIDVEVEAAKKKKKKSTKNSANADVDLFDSKTMKCLVCQSLTDEFLTAIHKIDPKKMVDIGTFRINDKGEQKRSVTPFARSQIHLMELVDTVCNAFEDYIQGTSKETKEPLIIRLTTPQGNMNPDFGLVDVVPDEELNTKLKFHCQSIVEEVEEDIIELLVDGANDSTLKEQICVAKSNLCKKVKSKDEL, from the exons ATGAATCTGTTCCAAACTGCGATGTTGGTGGTCGTTCTAGTGGCTTTAATAGACGTAGAGGTAGAGGCTgctaagaagaagaagaagaaatccaCCAAAAACTCAGCCAATGCGGATGTCGATCTCTTCgattcaaaaacaatgaaatgctTGGTTTGTCAGTCTCTCACCGATGAATTCTTGACTGCCATTCACAAGATCGATCCAAAGAAAATGGTCGATATCGGCACTTTCCGAATCAATGACAAAGGCGAACAAAAGCGATCTGTG ACACCTTTTGCCCGCTCACAAATTCATTTGATGGAGTTGGTGGATACAGTTTGTAATGCATTCGAGGATTACATCCAAGGAACGAGTAAGGAGACCAAAGAGCCGCTCATTATTCGCCTGACCACGCCTCAGGGTAATATGAATCCGGATTTTGGCCTGGTGGATGTCGTTCCAGACGAAGAGCTCAACACGAAGCTTAAATTTCAT TGTCAATCCATTGTggaagaagtggaagaagatATTATCGAGCTGTTGGTGGATGGGGCCAATGATAGCACTTTGAAAGAGCAGATTTGTGTGGCCAAAAGCAATCTttgcaaaaaagtcaaaagcaAAGATGAGCTATAG
- the LOC131886346 gene encoding coadhesin-like: MTFPNGATLEKQSTAEGMEDTFIFKGPQDISSTIYIDSEGAISGTLHDSSGRVYKVQVCGADCHVWIELDTNKFQDGPLPQEHHISEASFQELALDRDTGLGSERVAMLVKKGSEDRTTIVNLSVKIYYTFEVEETTTNLEGFLQDVISETNLGYVNSQIPLRIFLHCTERYFHPEQTDAVSMLFDFRRYRATSKEVLGGADVAILIGLSFNSCGFAFSNNIVDPFAIVRKSCAQGYFSVGHEVAHIFGAQHNQEVTDRGYFPYGFGYLVGGNTDARTILSYSAPGHSRRINYYSNRNPEVTFNGQLVGNATRDNARVLLERRFLMEALGTESEPCVGEPPVIDGRWSLWSPWSQCNEGGQRVRVRKCNFPRPANGGQDCSEENYIEEKKPCECENIGPDDQCDKATSLCSDSQRLIPGYCRKSCELCGPKVCKNLRLDCDRLAEADFCYKSENLMAYWCPLSCGACLAGQWGEWENRSTCNPDSGIQFQDRNCQGSACPGSSTRKVDCPVNGAWSDWSESGSCNEMSGTRPLTRTCSDPSPKNGGVPCEGKTTRTEDCAVDGSWSAWESWGSCSNGERLTTRTCSSPSPLNGGNLCSGNRTKKEGCGTIVLNNWNSWSFWSECRNGEQMRRRSCNVASCEGPATELSRCHLENDENCFDIQTEEYCRDVLSRDNCENKNIAALCWKTCKSCSVCRDNWDQNNCNMFVSICRNTDYQHFMAFLCRRTCGFCSK, translated from the exons ATGACGTTTCCCAACGGAGCCACGCTTGAGAAGCAATCTACGGCGGAGGGAATGGAAGacactttcatttttaaaggACCCCAAGACATTTCATCCACCATATATATTGACTCTGAAGGAGCAATTTCTGGCACGCTTCACGATTCTTCAGGTCGCGTTTACAAAGTTCAGGTTTGTGGAGCGGATTGCCATGTTTGGATCGAGTTGGACACGAACAAGTTCCAAGATGGTCCTCTCCCACAAGAGCACCACATATCCGAGGCCTCTTTTCAAGAACTCGCATTGGACAGGGATACGGGCCTAGGCTCCGAACGAGTGGCTATGCTCGTGAAAAAAGGTTCAGAGGATCGAACTACCATTGTTAATCTGTCTGTCAAGATCTATTACACTTTTGAAGTCGAGGAGACCACCACTAATTTGGAAGGTTTCCTTCAAGACGTGATCTCCGAGACTAACTTGGGTTACGTAAACAGTCAGATTCCATTGAGAATATTTTTGCATTGTACCGAGAGATATTTCCATCCGGAACAAACCGATGCGGTCAGCATGCTTTTTGATTTCCGACGTTACAGAGCAACGAGCAAAGAAGTCTTGGGTGGGGCTGATGTGGCAATCTTAATTGGTTTATCATTCAACAGTTGTGGATTCGCATTTTCTAATAACATCGTTGACCCGTTTGCTATTGTGAGGAAATCATGTGCCCAAGGATACTTTTCGGTTGGGCATGAAGTGGCGCATATATTTGGGGCCCAACACAATCAAGAAGTGACCGACCGAGGGTATTTCCCCTATGGCTTTGGCTATCTAGTGGGGGGAAACACGGACGCCCGAACAATCTTGTC GTATTCAGCTCCAGGCCACTCCCGTCGGATCAATTACTATTCCAATAGAAATCCAGAGGTTACATTTAACGGACAATTGGTCGGAAATGCCACTAGAGATAATGCTCGAGTTCTGCTGGAGAGGAGATTCCTAATGGAAGCCCTGGGAACCGAGTCGGAGCCTTGTGTTGGTG AACCGCCTGTGATTGATGGTAGGTGGTCACTTTGGTCCCCTTGGTCCCAATGCAATGAAGGTGGGCAGAGAGTCCGTGTCAGAAAGTGCAACTTTCCACGACCGGCCAACGGTGGACAAGATTGTTCGGAAGAAAATTATAtcgaagaaaagaaaccat GTGAATGTGAAAATATTGGTCCAGATGATCAGTGCGATAAGGCCACTTCCTTATGCAGTGATAGCCAGAGGCTCATACCTGGGTATTGCCGCAAGTCTTGCGAGCTTTGCGGTCCCAAAG TTTGCAAAAACCTTCGCCTTGATTGTGACCGTTTAGCCGAAGCCGATTTCTGTTACAAATCAGAAAACCTAATGGCCTATTGGTGTCCCTTGTCATGTGGGGCGTGTTTAGCAGGCCAATGGGGCGAATGGGAAAATAGGTCGACCTGCAACCCCGATTCTGGTATTCAATTCCAAGACCGCAATTGCCAAGGAAGCGCTTGCCCAGGAAGTTCCACGCGAAAAGTCGACTGTCCAGTCAATGGAGCCTGGTCGGATTGGTCGGAATCGGGTTCTTGCAATGAAATGAGTGGCACCCGACCTCTGACCAGGACTTGTTCCGACCCATCACCTAAAAATGGAGGTGTGCCTTGTGAAGGCAAAACCACCAGAACTGAGGATTGTGCAGTGGATGGGAGTTGGTCGGCTTGGGAGTCTTGGGGAAGCTGTAGCAATGGCGAGAGGCTCACGACGAGAACGTGTAGCTCACCTTCCCCACTAAATGGAGGGAATCTCTGCTCTGGCAATAGGACTAAGAAAGAAGGCTGTGGAACGATAGTCCTCAACAACTGGAACAGTTGGTCCTTTTGGTCAGAATGCCGGAATGGAGAGCAAATGAGGAGACGATCCTGCAATGTGGCATCTTGTGAGGGGCCGGCAACTGAACTGTCGAGGTGCCATCTTGAGAACGACG AGAACTGCTTCGATATCCAAACGGAAGAGTATTGCCGTGACGTTTTATCCCGTGATAATTGTGAAAACAAGAACATAGCGGCGCTTTGTTGGAAAACGTGCAAATCTTGCAGCG tttgTAGAGACAATTGGGATCAAAATAATTGCAACATGTTTGTTAGTATTTGTAGAAACACTGACTACCAACACTTCATGGCGTTTCTTTGTCGGCGCACTTGTGGGTTTTGCTCTAAATAA
- the LOC131886356 gene encoding uncharacterized protein LOC131886356 isoform X2 encodes MGLPLEHDVELGSEAATPFENGIQVSNHETVGLARGVIQVKTAEGEGGSLHDCQGTKVSIVECESTPLTEEGDIENSSAMSSSYFDQNFRASFYTPHKELVQRESSASPTRRVNLKSNSSEFDANRRSSLSKPPPSMNSLTLSRDVLRNTHDLYKLDSGRKVWELPTTSQREFRYHDDDLRKIRSNPYPHVPSLSIAMEGERRFLPEKRESYRRFTAEDFNANNYKWQSQYKSQPIPSKAESPSDSGLKSLKVSPNGSSIESGRSSSNGSTDSRFSQGTTSQSAYKPYFSSVYSSHSLNRPRTSTVRTGIEGQFYGQITSREHYGPPESQPSRISQEAMKNLIPKTTIYAYGRPETTYSRHINESFVLKPPMRYDPTLRIPDKIDWM; translated from the exons ATGGGTCTTCCGTTAGAACACGACGTGGAACTCGGCTCAGAGGCAGCGACGCCTTTCGAGAATGGCATTCAAGTCTCGAACCATGAAACTGTGGGCCTTGCACGGGGAGTCATTCAAGTGAAGACCGCCGAAGGTGAGGGAGGTTCTTTGCATGATTGCCAAGGTACCAAGGTCTCAATTGTCGAATGTGAAAGCACACCTTTGACCGAAGAAGGTGACATAGAAAACTCTTCCGCCATGTCTTCCTCTTACTTTGATCAGAACTTCCGTGCTTCATTCTATACACCCCACAAAGAGTTAGTTCAACGTGAGTCATCAGCTTCTCCAACCCGACGAGTGAATTTGAAATCGAATTCAAG TGAGTTTGATGCAAATCGTCGCTCGTCATTGTCTAAACCTCCACCATCGATGAACAGCCTAACCCTGTCTCGAGACGTCCTGAGGAACACTCATGACCTCTATAAATTGGATTCCGGCAGAAAAGTGTGGGAACTGCCCACCACTTCTCAAAGGGAGTTTAG atatcatgatgatgatttgcGGAAGATTCGATCCAATCCATACCCTCACGTGCCTTCGTTGTCGATCGCCATGGAGGGGGAGCGGAGATTCTTGCCCGAAAAGCGAGAGTCATACCGTCGATTCACTGCCGAAGATTTTAATGCCAACAACTACAAATGGCAATCTCAATATAAAAGCCAACCTATCCCAAGTAAGGCCGAATCACCTTCTGACTCCGGTCTCAAGAGCTTGAAAGTATCCCCAAATGGAAGCTCGATTGAGAGCGGTCGAAGTTCCAGTAATGGTTCCACGGACTCGAGATTTTCTCAAGGGACCACCTCACAATCTGCTTACAAGCCATACTTCAGTTCAGTTTACAGCAG CCATTCATTAAATCGACCTCGAACGTCGACAGTTCGAACGGGGATTGAGGGccaattttatggccaaatcACTTCCAGAGAGCACTATGGCCCACCTGAATCTCAACCCTCACGGATTTCTCAAGAAGCCATGAAGAATTTGATACCCAAGACAACTATCTATGCCTATGGACGACCAGAGACCACCTACAGTCGACATATCAATGAAAGTTTTGTGCTAAAACCACCGATGAGATACGATCCAACTCTACGAATCCCAGACAAGATCGATTGGATGTAG
- the LOC131886356 gene encoding uncharacterized protein LOC131886356 isoform X1, whose translation MGLPLEHDVELGSEAATPFENGIQVSNHETVGLARGVIQVKTAEGEGGSLHDCQGTKVSIVECESTPLTEEGDIENSSAMSSSYFDQNFRASFYTPHKELVQRESSASPTRRVNLKSNSSSEFDANRRSSLSKPPPSMNSLTLSRDVLRNTHDLYKLDSGRKVWELPTTSQREFRYHDDDLRKIRSNPYPHVPSLSIAMEGERRFLPEKRESYRRFTAEDFNANNYKWQSQYKSQPIPSKAESPSDSGLKSLKVSPNGSSIESGRSSSNGSTDSRFSQGTTSQSAYKPYFSSVYSSHSLNRPRTSTVRTGIEGQFYGQITSREHYGPPESQPSRISQEAMKNLIPKTTIYAYGRPETTYSRHINESFVLKPPMRYDPTLRIPDKIDWM comes from the exons ATGGGTCTTCCGTTAGAACACGACGTGGAACTCGGCTCAGAGGCAGCGACGCCTTTCGAGAATGGCATTCAAGTCTCGAACCATGAAACTGTGGGCCTTGCACGGGGAGTCATTCAAGTGAAGACCGCCGAAGGTGAGGGAGGTTCTTTGCATGATTGCCAAGGTACCAAGGTCTCAATTGTCGAATGTGAAAGCACACCTTTGACCGAAGAAGGTGACATAGAAAACTCTTCCGCCATGTCTTCCTCTTACTTTGATCAGAACTTCCGTGCTTCATTCTATACACCCCACAAAGAGTTAGTTCAACGTGAGTCATCAGCTTCTCCAACCCGACGAGTGAATTTGAAATCGAATTCAAG CAGTGAGTTTGATGCAAATCGTCGCTCGTCATTGTCTAAACCTCCACCATCGATGAACAGCCTAACCCTGTCTCGAGACGTCCTGAGGAACACTCATGACCTCTATAAATTGGATTCCGGCAGAAAAGTGTGGGAACTGCCCACCACTTCTCAAAGGGAGTTTAG atatcatgatgatgatttgcGGAAGATTCGATCCAATCCATACCCTCACGTGCCTTCGTTGTCGATCGCCATGGAGGGGGAGCGGAGATTCTTGCCCGAAAAGCGAGAGTCATACCGTCGATTCACTGCCGAAGATTTTAATGCCAACAACTACAAATGGCAATCTCAATATAAAAGCCAACCTATCCCAAGTAAGGCCGAATCACCTTCTGACTCCGGTCTCAAGAGCTTGAAAGTATCCCCAAATGGAAGCTCGATTGAGAGCGGTCGAAGTTCCAGTAATGGTTCCACGGACTCGAGATTTTCTCAAGGGACCACCTCACAATCTGCTTACAAGCCATACTTCAGTTCAGTTTACAGCAG CCATTCATTAAATCGACCTCGAACGTCGACAGTTCGAACGGGGATTGAGGGccaattttatggccaaatcACTTCCAGAGAGCACTATGGCCCACCTGAATCTCAACCCTCACGGATTTCTCAAGAAGCCATGAAGAATTTGATACCCAAGACAACTATCTATGCCTATGGACGACCAGAGACCACCTACAGTCGACATATCAATGAAAGTTTTGTGCTAAAACCACCGATGAGATACGATCCAACTCTACGAATCCCAGACAAGATCGATTGGATGTAG